A genome region from Chlorobaculum tepidum TLS includes the following:
- a CDS encoding RNA polymerase sigma factor: MAGFSVNSPKARKSDQELVAGVLEDKKQFAAIVQRYEEPLFRYIVRQGARDRELARDILQEVFIKVYLHLNDYDASLPFSSWIYRIAHNETITHFRKEKNRPLVLDKGDDDEFFGKIVDDLELSRADGQYDVSDIQTVLERLEPRYRDILVLKFFEDKSYEEISDILQMPQGTVATLINRAKKKVKASLEKN, encoded by the coding sequence ATGGCAGGTTTTTCAGTCAATAGTCCCAAAGCGAGAAAGAGCGACCAGGAACTGGTAGCCGGAGTGCTTGAAGACAAAAAGCAGTTCGCTGCAATTGTGCAGCGCTACGAGGAGCCGCTGTTCCGCTATATCGTCCGCCAGGGAGCCCGTGACAGGGAACTGGCCAGGGATATCCTGCAGGAGGTGTTCATCAAGGTTTACCTTCACCTCAATGATTACGATGCTTCTTTGCCCTTTTCCTCATGGATATACAGGATCGCTCACAACGAAACCATCACCCATTTCAGAAAGGAAAAGAATCGCCCGCTCGTATTGGATAAAGGGGACGATGACGAGTTTTTCGGAAAAATCGTTGACGATCTCGAACTCTCCCGGGCCGACGGTCAATATGATGTCTCCGACATTCAGACCGTCCTGGAAAGACTCGAGCCACGCTATCGGGATATTCTTGTCTTGAAGTTTTTTGAGGACAAGTCCTACGAGGAGATATCCGACATTCTCCAGATGCCTCAAGGTACGGTGGCAACGCTCATCAATCGGGCAAAAAAGAAAGTAAAGGCCTCTCTCGAAAAGAATTAG